The proteins below come from a single Miscanthus floridulus cultivar M001 chromosome 1, ASM1932011v1, whole genome shotgun sequence genomic window:
- the LOC136472143 gene encoding receptor like protein 29-like — MAAASTLFLFSLALLLNLQAGPAGSVPVSVSTVLPVAGDAPAPQLPRAELAAIFRVMADLLGDPAWPRLHPRPCTDTPWPGLQCEVAPDDARVLRATRLHFGPDVATPPCRPGARLDAASLRGLPHLRTLSIFGCFSGAADQAAAVELPPTLFAGAASSSLEQIVLKSNPGLGGPIPATLSGLRSLRVLSLSQNGFRGGIPRELGCLAALQQLDLSYNNITGEIPEEIGAMSSLTILDLSWNSIDGGVPAPLGRLQRLQKADLSYNRLAGRVPPEVGSLRELVFLDLSHNSLAGPLPTSLAGLSRLQYLLLQDNPLGTAVPAVVGSLRRLQVLGLSGCDLTGPIPRGAFAALASLTALSLDRNRLDGPIPASLAALPHLGQLNLSQNRLAGEIALPGHFVARLGRRLDVRGNDELCVGRGLQGSGYLGAPPCVDRRNGDGSPERSGAAAAAGGGRRRCYAAVGLLDGSACHLFVSCLVLVFQL; from the exons ATGGCCGCCGCCTCCACTCTCTTCTTGTTCTCCCTCGCCCTCTTGCTCAACCTCCAGGCCGGGCCCGCGGGATCGGTGCCGGTGTCGGTGTCCACCGTGCTTCCCGTGGCAGGGGACGCGCCGGCGCCGCAGCTGCCGAGGGCGGAGCTGGCGGCCATCTTCCGGGTGATGGCGGACCTCCTCGGCGACCCGGCGTGGCCGCGGCTCCACCCGCGGCCCTGCACGGACACGCCGTGGCCGGGCCTGCAGTGCGAGGTGGCGCCCGACGACGCGCGCGTGCTCCGTGCCACGCGCCTCCACTTCGGCCCCGACGTCGCCACCCCGCCCTGCAGGCCCGGGGCCAGGCTCGACGCCGCCTCGCTGCGCGGCCTGCCGCACCTCCGGACGCTCTCCATCTTCGGCTGCTTCTCCGGCGCCGCTGACCAGGCCGCCGCAGTCGAGCTGCCGCCCACGCTGTTCGCGGGCGCGGCGTCGTCCTCGCTCGAGCAGATCGTGCTCAAGTCCAACCCCGGCCTCGGGGGGCCCATTCCGGCGACGTTGAGCGGACTGCGGAGCCTGCGCGTGCTCAGCCTCTCGCAGAACGGCTTCCGTGGCGGGATCCCCAGGGAGCTCGGCTGCCTCGCCGCGCTGCAGCAGCTCGATCTCAGCTACAACAACATCACCGGCGAG ATACCCGAGGAGATTGGTGCCATGTCGAGCCTGACCATCCTTGACCTGAGCTGGAACAGCATCGACGGCGGCGTGCCGGCGCCGCTGGGCAGGCTCCAGAGGCTGCAGAAGGCGGACCTGAGCTACAACCGCCTCGCCGGCCGCGTGCCGCCGGAGGTCGGGTCGCTGCGGGAGCTCGTGTTCCTTGACCTGAGCCACAACAGCCTCGCGGGCCCGCTGCCGACCTCGCTGGCCGGACTGTCCAGGCTGCAGTACCTGCTGCTGCAGGACAACCCGCTCGGCACGGCGGTGCCGGCGGTGGTCGGGTCGCTGCGCCGGCTGCAGGTGCTGGGCCTGTCCGGGTGCGACCTGACGGGGCCCATCCCGCGGGGCGCGTTCGCTGCGCTGGCCAGCCTCACGGCGCTGTCGCTGGACCGGAACCGCCTGGACGGGCCGATCCCGGCGAGCCTGGCCGCGCTGCCGCACCTGGGCCAGCTCAACCTCAGCCAGAACCGGCTGGCCGGGGAGATCGCGCTGCCGGGGCACTTCGTGGCGCGGCTCGGCAGGCGCCTCGATGTGCGGGGCAACGACGAGCTGTGCGTCGGCAGGGGCCTGCAGGGGAGCGGCTACCTGGGGGCTCCGCCGTGCGTGGACAGGCGCAACGGCGACGGCTCGCCGGAGAGATCCggtgctgcggcggcggccggcggtggGCGACGACGGTGTTACGCGGCCGTCGGCCTGTTGGACGGGTCGGCGTGTCATCTTTTTGTGTCGTGTCTGGTGCTCGTGTTCCAGTTGTGA